The following are encoded in a window of Limibacillus sp. genomic DNA:
- a CDS encoding DUF3892 domain-containing protein, producing the protein MIDRLVTQSGKDADGDITKLCNPGEHWSPVSKTQAISHIEQGLYRYYTRDSNGRTADVQVYKRDGVKHLRTDSDSSSANNLDNLPDC; encoded by the coding sequence ATGATCGATCGTTTGGTGACACAGAGCGGCAAGGACGCCGATGGCGACATCACGAAGCTTTGCAATCCGGGCGAGCACTGGTCGCCGGTTTCGAAGACCCAGGCGATTTCCCATATCGAGCAAGGCCTCTACCGCTACTACACGAGGGATTCCAACGGCAGGACGGCGGACGTCCAGGTCTACAAGCGCGACGGCGTGAAGCACCTGCGCACCGACTCGGATTCCTCCTCTGCGAATAACCTCGACAATCTGCCCGACTGCTAG
- a CDS encoding DUF6134 family protein, with the protein MKPRYSALLACLTLLLGLPFAATGAAAETLVYEIQRDGEIIGEQRVEIEGDRVEITQEIEVSALFITLYSRSHRRVETWSEGRILRIEATTDDDGTPFELLIEAEGEGYRRTVNGVTESFGADYGFAPDWNLAVADRPKALSAQTDEIYDPLIMERQGRDLVTLELSSGSYRTQRWEASGAFERDLWYDEDGRLVQMLFQSRGARIEYFRK; encoded by the coding sequence ATGAAGCCACGATATTCAGCCCTTTTGGCCTGCCTCACGCTCCTGCTGGGTCTGCCTTTCGCCGCGACGGGCGCTGCGGCTGAGACGCTCGTCTACGAGATCCAGCGCGATGGCGAGATCATCGGCGAGCAGCGCGTCGAGATCGAGGGGGACCGGGTGGAGATCACCCAGGAGATCGAGGTCAGCGCCCTATTCATCACGCTCTACAGCCGCAGCCACCGGCGCGTCGAGACCTGGTCGGAGGGGCGCATCCTGCGCATCGAGGCCACGACCGACGACGACGGCACGCCCTTCGAGCTTCTGATCGAGGCGGAGGGCGAGGGCTATCGCCGCACGGTCAACGGCGTGACCGAGAGCTTCGGAGCGGACTACGGCTTTGCGCCCGACTGGAATCTGGCGGTCGCCGACCGTCCCAAGGCGCTCTCCGCCCAGACCGACGAGATCTACGACCCGCTGATCATGGAGCGGCAGGGCCGCGACCTCGTGACCCTGGAACTCTCCTCGGGCAGCTACAGGACGCAGCGCTGGGAGGCCTCGGGCGCCTTCGAGCGCGACCTCTGGTACGACGAAGACGGTCGGCTGGTGCAGATGCTGTTCCAGAGCCGCGGCGCGCGCATCGAATACTTCCGTAAGTAG
- a CDS encoding permease: MTALALSLSRSLKSLDPALLAIAAILAALALMAPEQAVASLGFTLGSLLEVTPFLAVSVLIAAYAKASGSDRLIAKAFSGRLAVMIPAAALMGALSPFCSCGVIPLIAALLAMGVPLPAVMAFWLSSPIMDPSMFVLTSGTLGLTFALYKTFSAVALGLLGGFGTALLQRLGGFGDPLREGVGDGGCGAAPLRSGQPPVWRFWAEGARRETFWKNLGSNTYFLGKWLALAFLLESLMLAYIPAETVTALIGGEDFWPVFAAVMVGVPAYLNGYAALPLVEGLISQGMAPGAGMAFLLAGGVSSIPAAIAVFALARLPVFLSYLGFAFAGSLLLGLAYGLLPL, encoded by the coding sequence ATGACCGCCCTCGCCCTTTCGCTCTCCCGAAGCCTCAAGAGCCTCGATCCGGCGCTCTTGGCCATAGCGGCGATCCTGGCGGCCCTGGCGCTGATGGCGCCGGAGCAGGCGGTGGCGAGCCTGGGTTTCACGCTCGGCAGTCTGCTCGAGGTCACGCCCTTCCTGGCGGTCTCCGTCCTGATCGCGGCCTACGCGAAGGCTTCCGGCTCGGACCGGCTGATCGCCAAGGCCTTCAGCGGGCGGCTGGCCGTGATGATCCCGGCGGCCGCGCTGATGGGCGCGCTCTCGCCCTTCTGCTCCTGCGGCGTGATCCCCTTGATCGCGGCCCTGCTGGCCATGGGCGTGCCGCTGCCCGCGGTCATGGCCTTCTGGCTCTCCTCTCCCATCATGGACCCCTCCATGTTCGTCCTGACCAGCGGCACGCTGGGGCTGACCTTCGCGCTCTACAAGACCTTCTCGGCGGTGGCGCTCGGCCTTCTGGGCGGCTTCGGGACGGCCCTCCTACAACGGCTCGGCGGTTTCGGCGATCCCTTGCGCGAGGGCGTGGGCGACGGCGGCTGTGGCGCGGCTCCTCTGCGCAGCGGCCAGCCGCCGGTCTGGCGCTTCTGGGCGGAGGGCGCGCGGCGGGAGACCTTCTGGAAGAACCTCGGCTCCAACACCTACTTCCTGGGCAAGTGGCTGGCGCTGGCCTTCCTGCTGGAAAGCCTGATGCTGGCCTATATCCCGGCGGAGACCGTGACCGCCCTGATCGGGGGCGAGGACTTCTGGCCGGTCTTCGCGGCCGTCATGGTGGGCGTGCCCGCCTACCTGAACGGCTATGCCGCCCTGCCGCTGGTCGAGGGCCTGATCTCCCAGGGCATGGCGCCGGGTGCCGGCATGGCCTTCCTGCTGGCCGGCGGGGTCAGTTCCATCCCGGCGGCCATCGCGGTCTTCGCCCTGGCACGCCTGCCGGTCTTCCTCTCCTATCTGGGATTCGCCTTCGCCGGATCGCTTCTGCTGGGCCTCGCCTACGGACTGCTGCCGCTCTAG
- a CDS encoding electron transfer flavoprotein subunit beta/FixA family protein: protein MKVLVPVKRVIDYNVKVRVKADQSGVELANVKMAMNPFDEIAVEQAIRLKEAGQAEEIVAVSIGPQQAQETIRTALAMGADRGILVQTDDLVEPLAVAKMLKALVEKEAPGLVLCGKQAIDDDANQTGQMLAALLGWAQGTFASKLEVGSDSAKVTREVDGGLETLEVKMPAVISVDLRLNEPRYASLPNIMKAKKKPIDTMTPGDLGVDTAPRLKVLKVTEPPKREAGVKVGSVGELVDKLKNEAKVI, encoded by the coding sequence ATGAAAGTTCTGGTCCCGGTCAAACGGGTGATCGACTACAACGTCAAGGTTCGCGTGAAGGCGGACCAGTCCGGCGTTGAGCTGGCCAACGTCAAGATGGCCATGAACCCCTTCGATGAAATCGCCGTCGAGCAGGCCATCCGCCTGAAAGAGGCCGGCCAGGCCGAGGAGATCGTCGCGGTCTCCATCGGCCCGCAGCAGGCCCAGGAGACGATCCGCACCGCGCTCGCCATGGGCGCCGACCGCGGCATCCTGGTGCAGACCGACGACCTGGTGGAGCCGCTCGCCGTCGCCAAGATGCTGAAGGCGCTGGTCGAGAAGGAGGCCCCGGGCCTCGTGCTCTGCGGCAAGCAGGCCATCGACGACGACGCCAACCAGACCGGCCAGATGCTGGCCGCGCTCCTGGGCTGGGCCCAGGGCACCTTCGCCTCCAAGCTGGAGGTCGGCAGCGACAGCGCCAAGGTGACCCGCGAAGTCGACGGCGGGCTGGAGACCCTGGAGGTCAAGATGCCCGCGGTCATCTCCGTGGACCTGCGCCTCAACGAGCCGCGCTACGCCTCGCTCCCCAACATCATGAAGGCCAAGAAGAAGCCGATCGACACCATGACCCCGGGCGACCTGGGCGTGGACACGGCTCCGCGCCTCAAGGTCCTGAAAGTGACCGAGCCGCCCAAGCGTGAAGCGGGCGTCAAGGTCGGCAGCGTCGGCGAACTGGTCGACAAGCTGAAGAACGAAGCGAAGGTGATCTAA
- the lysA gene encoding diaminopimelate decarboxylase yields the protein MNHSAPQPAVPEFAYRNGALEAEGLPLALIAERVGTPFYLYSASAMQDAYRRFTAALEGLNAQVFYAMKANGNQAVIRCFADLGAGADVVSEGELRRALAAGIPAEKIVFAGVGKTEREMTFALEAGILQFNAESWPELERLDAVARALGKVAPVAIRVNPNVDAKTHTKIATGRRADKFGIDLDHAREIYQAAMKLPGIALEGLAVHIGSQLTDVAPFREAFSRTAAFYREMQAAGVPLTRLDLGGGLGVGYQGAGPDLESYAAIVREVAEGLDAELAFEPGRYLVAAAGLFVTRVIYVKEERGRRFLIVDGAMNDLIRPTLYEAYHEVLTAEAPKDSWRFEEADLVGPVCESGDYFARDRKLPPVKAGDLLALSHAGAYGAVMSSNYNTRPLPPEVMVKEGEMAVVRARQDYATMIAQDSLPDWLKKPDHKG from the coding sequence GTGAACCATTCAGCCCCACAGCCCGCGGTTCCGGAGTTCGCCTACCGGAACGGCGCCCTCGAGGCCGAGGGCCTGCCGCTCGCCCTGATCGCCGAGCGGGTCGGCACGCCTTTCTATCTCTATTCGGCCAGCGCCATGCAGGACGCTTACCGCCGTTTCACCGCCGCTCTCGAGGGATTGAACGCCCAGGTCTTCTACGCCATGAAGGCCAACGGGAATCAAGCGGTGATCCGCTGCTTCGCCGACCTGGGTGCGGGCGCCGACGTGGTCTCCGAAGGTGAACTGCGCCGCGCGCTGGCCGCCGGCATCCCCGCGGAGAAGATCGTTTTCGCCGGGGTCGGCAAGACCGAGCGCGAGATGACCTTCGCGCTGGAGGCCGGGATCCTACAGTTCAACGCCGAATCCTGGCCAGAGCTGGAGCGCCTGGACGCCGTGGCCCGTGCGCTCGGAAAGGTCGCGCCGGTCGCGATCCGGGTCAATCCGAACGTGGACGCCAAGACCCACACGAAGATCGCCACGGGCCGCCGGGCCGACAAGTTCGGCATCGACCTGGACCACGCGCGGGAGATCTATCAGGCGGCCATGAAGCTGCCGGGGATCGCGCTGGAAGGTCTGGCGGTTCACATCGGCTCGCAACTGACCGACGTCGCGCCCTTCCGCGAGGCCTTCTCGCGCACCGCCGCCTTCTACCGCGAGATGCAGGCCGCCGGCGTGCCGCTAACGCGGCTGGACCTGGGCGGCGGACTGGGTGTCGGCTACCAGGGCGCCGGACCGGACCTGGAGAGTTACGCCGCGATCGTGCGCGAGGTGGCCGAAGGCCTGGACGCCGAACTGGCTTTCGAGCCGGGGCGCTACCTGGTGGCCGCCGCCGGACTCTTCGTGACGCGGGTGATCTATGTGAAGGAAGAGCGCGGCAGGCGCTTCCTGATCGTGGATGGCGCCATGAACGACCTGATCCGCCCGACGCTCTATGAGGCCTATCACGAGGTTTTGACCGCCGAGGCGCCGAAGGACAGCTGGCGCTTCGAGGAGGCGGACCTGGTCGGCCCGGTCTGCGAGTCGGGGGATTACTTCGCGCGCGACCGCAAGCTGCCGCCGGTGAAGGCCGGGGATTTGCTGGCTCTGTCGCATGCCGGGGCCTATGGCGCGGTCATGTCTTCGAACTACAACACCCGCCCGCTGCCCCCCGAAGTGATGGTCAAGGAGGGCGAGATGGCCGTGGTGCGGGCGCGCCAGGATTATGCCACAATGATTGCCCAGGATAGCTTGCCTGACTGGCTCAAGAAGCCAGATCATAAGGGGTAG
- a CDS encoding HIG1 domain-containing protein, which translates to MQTFIFVLVGIALFVTLAILMAGVVVMAKGGPVNDKWGNKLMRARVISQGVTLGLLVLALLIGK; encoded by the coding sequence ATGCAGACGTTCATTTTCGTTCTTGTCGGTATTGCGCTTTTCGTCACGCTGGCCATTTTGATGGCGGGCGTGGTGGTCATGGCCAAGGGCGGGCCGGTTAACGACAAGTGGGGCAACAAGCTGATGCGCGCGCGGGTCATCTCGCAGGGCGTGACGCTGGGGCTGCTGGTCCTGGCGCTGTTGATCGGCAAGTAA
- a CDS encoding 3-hydroxybutyryl-CoA dehydrogenase — MSESSLPEINTIGVIGAGQMGSGIAHVCALAGLEVRLSDIGEEQIQKGLEHLTHNIDRQVQRGKVSQEDRDAALKRIQTGVDYKIFSDCDFVVEAATENEEVKRSIFKQLCPHLRENALIASNTSSISITRLASTTDRPGRFMGMHFMNPVPVMQLVELIRGIATDEETFDSVRQLTDRLGKTSVAAEDFPAFIVNRILLPMINEAVYTLYEGVGSVEAIDTAMKLGANHPMGPLELADFIGLDTCLAVMHVLYEGLADSKYRPCPLLVKYVEAGWVGKKAGRGFYDYSGEVPTPTR; from the coding sequence ATGAGTGAATCGAGCCTTCCTGAGATCAACACCATCGGCGTGATCGGCGCCGGGCAGATGGGCAGCGGCATCGCGCATGTCTGCGCCCTCGCAGGCCTGGAGGTCCGCCTTTCCGACATCGGGGAAGAGCAGATCCAGAAGGGCCTGGAGCACCTGACCCACAACATCGACCGCCAGGTCCAGCGCGGCAAGGTGAGCCAGGAGGACCGCGACGCGGCCCTGAAGCGCATCCAGACCGGGGTCGACTACAAGATCTTCTCCGACTGCGATTTCGTGGTCGAGGCGGCCACGGAGAACGAGGAGGTCAAGCGCTCGATCTTCAAACAGCTCTGTCCCCACCTGCGGGAAAACGCGCTGATCGCCTCCAACACCTCCTCCATTTCCATTACCCGCCTCGCCTCCACCACCGACCGCCCCGGTCGCTTCATGGGCATGCACTTCATGAACCCCGTGCCGGTCATGCAGCTGGTGGAGCTGATCCGCGGCATCGCGACCGACGAGGAAACCTTCGATTCGGTCCGCCAGCTCACCGACCGCCTGGGCAAGACCTCCGTCGCCGCCGAGGACTTCCCGGCCTTCATCGTCAACCGCATCCTGCTGCCGATGATCAACGAGGCGGTCTACACGCTCTACGAGGGCGTCGGCTCGGTCGAGGCGATCGACACCGCCATGAAGCTGGGCGCGAACCACCCCATGGGCCCGCTGGAACTGGCCGACTTCATCGGCCTGGACACCTGTCTGGCCGTCATGCACGTGCTCTACGAGGGCCTTGCGGACTCCAAGTACCGCCCCTGCCCGCTGCTGGTGAAGTACGTCGAGGCCGGCTGGGTCGGCAAGAAGGCCGGCAGAGGCTTCTACGACTACTCCGGCGAGGTCCCGACGCCCACGCGGTGA
- a CDS encoding metalloregulator ArsR/SmtB family transcription factor, whose protein sequence is MNLLETAKRLEALGNETRLEIYRLLVRAGREGLAVGELQQRTGVPRSTLSHHLHKLIAVGLVEQERQATTLICRAQFEVMEQTLGFLLKECCSDAKPLPKAGAA, encoded by the coding sequence ATGAACCTCTTAGAGACAGCCAAACGTCTGGAAGCGCTGGGGAATGAGACCCGGCTTGAGATCTATCGCCTGCTGGTGCGCGCCGGGCGCGAGGGCTTGGCGGTGGGCGAGCTGCAGCAGCGCACCGGCGTGCCGCGCTCCACGCTATCGCATCACCTCCATAAGCTGATCGCGGTGGGGCTGGTGGAGCAGGAGCGCCAGGCGACCACCCTGATCTGCCGCGCCCAGTTCGAGGTGATGGAGCAGACCCTCGGGTTCCTCCTGAAGGAATGCTGCAGCGACGCCAAGCCCCTGCCGAAAGCGGGCGCGGCCTGA
- a CDS encoding FAD-binding protein yields MSILVLAEHDGQALAPATLNTLGAAKEIGGDIHVLVAGEGVGGVAEEAAKAEGVAKVIKVDDAAYAHSVAEAIAPLLVKMAGDYSHVLAPATTFGKNVLPRAAALLDVQQISDISGVESADTFVRPIYAGNAMATVQSGDSVKLITVRSTSFEAVAAEGGSAAVEDGSAAEAQSLVDFKGQELTKSERPELTTAKIVISGGRGMQSGDNFAMLEKIADKLNAAVGASRAAVDAGFVPNDYQVGQTGKVVAPDLYIAVGISGAIQHLAGMKDSKVIVAINKDDEAPIFQVADYGLVADLFQAVPELEEELGKAGF; encoded by the coding sequence ATGTCGATTCTTGTTCTCGCAGAGCACGACGGTCAGGCGCTGGCGCCGGCCACGCTCAACACCCTGGGCGCCGCCAAGGAAATCGGCGGCGACATCCACGTCCTGGTCGCCGGTGAAGGCGTCGGCGGCGTCGCCGAGGAGGCCGCGAAGGCCGAGGGCGTCGCCAAGGTCATCAAGGTCGACGACGCGGCCTACGCCCATTCGGTGGCCGAGGCGATCGCGCCGCTGCTGGTGAAGATGGCGGGCGACTACAGCCACGTCCTGGCCCCGGCCACGACCTTCGGCAAGAACGTGCTGCCGCGCGCGGCCGCCCTGCTGGACGTCCAGCAGATCTCCGACATCTCCGGGGTCGAGAGCGCGGACACCTTCGTGCGCCCGATCTACGCCGGCAACGCCATGGCGACCGTGCAGTCCGGCGATTCGGTGAAGCTGATCACCGTGCGCTCCACCTCCTTCGAGGCGGTTGCCGCCGAGGGCGGCAGCGCAGCGGTCGAGGATGGTTCGGCGGCCGAGGCCCAGTCCCTGGTGGACTTCAAGGGCCAGGAACTGACCAAGTCCGAGCGGCCCGAGCTGACCACCGCGAAGATCGTGATCTCGGGCGGGCGCGGCATGCAGTCGGGCGACAACTTCGCCATGCTGGAGAAGATCGCCGACAAGCTGAACGCCGCCGTCGGCGCCAGCCGCGCCGCGGTCGACGCCGGTTTCGTGCCCAACGACTATCAGGTCGGCCAGACCGGCAAGGTGGTCGCGCCAGACCTCTACATCGCGGTCGGCATTTCCGGTGCGATCCAGCATCTGGCCGGCATGAAGGACTCCAAGGTGATCGTCGCCATCAACAAGGACGACGAAGCGCCGATCTTCCAGGTGGCCGACTACGGCCTGGTCGCCGACCTGTTCCAGGCGGTGCCGGAACTGGAGGAAGAACTGGGCAAGGCGGGCTTTTAA
- the argH gene encoding argininosuccinate lyase, with protein sequence MSDSDTSKNRPQSDTGKEPASNQMWGGRFAAGPAEVMEKINASIGFDKKLYAQDIAGSKAHARMLVSAGIISKQDGEAIAEGLDTILREIEAGEFAFSAALEDIHMNVENRLRELIGAPAGRLHTARSRNDQVATDFRLWVRDALDTLEQAVKELQGALIDQAEANAETIMPGYTHLQAAQPVTLGHHFLAYVEMLGRDRGRLSDARRRMNESPLGAAALAGTAFPIDRFMTAKDLGFDRPMCNSLDAVSDRDFALEFLSAGSILAVHLSRLAEELVLWCNQGFRFVVLSDAFTTGSSIMPQKKNPDAAELIRGKTGRVIGSLNALLITMKGLPMTYGKDMQEDKEPVFDAAETLILSTTAMRGMIEDLRSVPENLLKATQAGFITATDLADWLVRELNLPFREAHHITGSLVAEAEKQGCDLADLPLEAMQAVHAGITGGVFQVLSVEKAVASRRSYGGTSPSEVREQIERARERFL encoded by the coding sequence ATGAGCGACTCCGACACGTCCAAGAACCGGCCCCAAAGCGACACCGGCAAAGAACCCGCCAGCAACCAGATGTGGGGCGGGCGCTTCGCCGCGGGCCCTGCCGAGGTGATGGAGAAGATCAACGCCTCCATCGGCTTCGACAAGAAGCTCTACGCCCAGGACATCGCGGGGTCCAAGGCGCACGCCCGCATGCTGGTCTCCGCCGGGATCATCTCCAAACAAGATGGCGAGGCGATCGCCGAAGGTCTAGACACGATCCTGCGAGAAATCGAAGCAGGCGAGTTCGCCTTCTCCGCCGCGCTGGAGGATATCCACATGAACGTGGAGAACCGTTTGCGCGAACTGATCGGCGCGCCCGCGGGGCGGCTGCACACCGCGCGCTCGCGCAACGATCAGGTGGCGACGGACTTCCGCCTCTGGGTGCGCGACGCCCTCGACACGCTGGAACAGGCGGTCAAGGAGCTGCAGGGCGCGCTGATCGATCAGGCCGAGGCCAACGCCGAGACCATCATGCCGGGCTATACCCACCTGCAGGCCGCGCAGCCGGTGACGCTGGGCCATCACTTCCTGGCCTATGTCGAGATGCTGGGCCGCGACCGGGGGCGGCTGTCCGATGCGCGCAGGCGCATGAACGAGAGTCCCCTGGGCGCGGCGGCTCTGGCCGGGACCGCCTTTCCCATCGACCGCTTCATGACGGCCAAGGACCTGGGCTTCGACCGGCCCATGTGCAACTCGCTGGACGCCGTGTCGGACCGGGACTTCGCCCTGGAGTTCCTCTCCGCCGGGTCGATCCTCGCCGTGCATCTCTCGCGGCTGGCCGAGGAGCTGGTGCTCTGGTGCAACCAGGGCTTCCGGTTCGTCGTGCTGTCCGACGCCTTCACCACCGGCTCGTCGATCATGCCGCAGAAGAAGAACCCCGACGCCGCCGAGCTGATCCGGGGCAAGACCGGCCGGGTGATCGGCTCGCTGAACGCGCTCCTCATCACCATGAAGGGCCTGCCCATGACCTACGGCAAGGACATGCAGGAGGACAAGGAGCCTGTCTTCGACGCGGCGGAGACCCTGATCCTCTCGACCACCGCCATGCGCGGCATGATCGAGGACCTGAGGTCCGTGCCCGAGAACCTGCTGAAGGCGACGCAGGCGGGCTTCATCACCGCGACCGATCTGGCCGACTGGCTGGTGCGCGAGTTGAACCTGCCGTTCCGGGAGGCGCACCACATCACCGGTTCGCTGGTCGCAGAGGCCGAGAAGCAGGGCTGCGATCTGGCCGACCTGCCGCTGGAGGCCATGCAGGCGGTCCATGCCGGGATCACCGGGGGGGTGTTCCAGGTCCTTTCGGTTGAAAAGGCCGTTGCGTCGAGGCGCAGTTATGGGGGAACCTCGCCCTCGGAAGTCCGCGAGCAGATCGAACGCGCCCGGGAGCGTTTTTTATGA
- a CDS encoding cob(I)yrinic acid a,c-diamide adenosyltransferase, translated as MVQLTRIYTRGGDKGKTSLGSGERRAKYDLRIAAYGTVDEANAVLGLARLHTDGDHDSVLERVQNDLFDLGADLCTPEVEKPEYPPLRVEAAQVERLEKEIDRLNADLKPLKSFILRGGNAAAAHLHHACTVTRRAEREVVELADRETINPEVVRYLNRLSDLLFVMARHANGKGEADVLWVPGANR; from the coding sequence ATGGTTCAGCTCACCCGCATCTACACGCGCGGCGGCGACAAGGGAAAGACCTCGCTCGGCTCCGGCGAGCGGCGCGCCAAGTACGACCTGCGCATCGCCGCCTACGGCACGGTGGACGAGGCCAACGCCGTCCTGGGCCTGGCGCGCCTGCACACCGACGGCGACCATGACTCGGTGCTGGAGCGGGTGCAGAACGACCTTTTCGACCTGGGCGCGGACCTCTGCACGCCCGAGGTCGAGAAGCCGGAGTATCCGCCGCTGCGCGTCGAGGCGGCCCAGGTCGAGCGCCTGGAGAAGGAAATCGACCGCCTGAACGCCGACCTGAAGCCGCTCAAGTCCTTCATCCTGCGCGGCGGCAATGCGGCTGCTGCGCACCTGCACCACGCCTGCACGGTCACGCGCCGGGCCGAGCGCGAGGTGGTGGAACTCGCCGACCGCGAGACCATCAATCCCGAGGTGGTGCGCTACCTCAACCGCCTCTCCGACCTGCTGTTCGTCATGGCCCGCCACGCCAACGGCAAGGGCGAGGCCGACGTGCTCTGGGTGCCCGGCGCCAACCGCTGA
- a CDS encoding TlpA disulfide reductase family protein, producing the protein MSVARRLLAALVLASGIAVAVFGLSASPLQAGEPPLEGPLAGNFTLLAPPVPAPDIPVTDAFEKQRRLADYKGGVLLVNFWATWCAPCVYEMPSLNRLQADLGDEGLTVMAVSVDRQGLAVVQGFYEDYRLDALDIFLDPLGELATELGVKGLPTSFLLDKRGRVVGKLQGSLEWDIPEVKKLVRYYLSEETGTETGAETIKASFP; encoded by the coding sequence TTGTCTGTTGCGCGTCGTCTTTTGGCCGCCCTTGTCCTGGCGTCCGGGATCGCGGTTGCGGTTTTCGGGCTGTCGGCCTCCCCGCTTCAGGCGGGAGAGCCGCCACTGGAAGGCCCGCTGGCCGGGAACTTTACTCTGCTCGCGCCGCCGGTGCCAGCGCCGGACATTCCCGTCACGGACGCCTTCGAAAAGCAGCGGCGGCTGGCGGACTATAAGGGCGGCGTTCTGCTGGTCAACTTCTGGGCCACCTGGTGCGCGCCCTGCGTCTACGAGATGCCCTCCCTGAACCGCCTCCAGGCCGATCTGGGCGACGAGGGCCTGACGGTGATGGCGGTCTCGGTCGACCGGCAGGGTCTCGCCGTGGTGCAGGGATTCTACGAGGACTACCGCCTGGACGCCCTGGACATCTTCCTCGACCCGCTGGGCGAACTGGCGACGGAATTGGGGGTCAAGGGCCTGCCGACCAGCTTCCTGCTGGACAAGCGGGGCCGCGTGGTGGGCAAGCTGCAAGGCTCGCTGGAATGGGATATCCCCGAGGTCAAGAAGCTGGTGCGCTACTACCTGAGCGAAGAGACGGGCACTGAGACGGGCGCAGAGACCATCAAGGCCTCCTTTCCTTGA